A genomic stretch from Salvelinus namaycush isolate Seneca chromosome 25, SaNama_1.0, whole genome shotgun sequence includes:
- the LOC120020450 gene encoding proteoglycan 4-like: MEPFSSSRACVEHCNITEELGIPSPIDSAFTRTNCQGKSYIMKGDGDWRMDNGKMEPGYPKSVASSFDGLTGTITAALSVPATWRRPESVYFFKKGGTMQKYSYPARSSSVCGKKSKSSTKKHHVRQAEVHLGGEINIKRSLKGFPSSVTSAVSVPSAKKADRYKYFLFAGPKSRSMYCTSDILVISWKWGYCSSKDIYVMYCIHTHLRNVSFLR; this comes from the exons ATGGAACCATTCTCATCTTCAAGGGCGTGTGTAGAGCATTGTAACATCACAGAGGAGTTGGGCATTCCATCCCCTATCGACAGTGCCTTCACCCGCACCAACTGCCAGGGCAAGAGCTACATCATGAAG GGTGATGGCGACTGGAGGATGGACAATGGCAAGATGGAGCCTGGTTACCCCAAATCTGTTGCCTCTAGTTTTGATGGTCTGACTGGCACCATCACTGCAGCCCTGTCTGTGCCTGCTACCTGGAGAAGGCCTGAGTCTGTCTACTTCTTCAAGAAAG GAGGCACCATGCAGAAATACTCCTACCCTGCTAGAAGTAGTTCAGTCTGTGGCAAGAAATCCAAGTCCAGTACCAAGAAACACCACGTTCGCCAAGCAGAGGTGCATCTGGGAGGAGAGATTAACATCAAGCGGTCTCTGAAAGGCTTCCCCTCCTCAGTGAcctcagctgtgtctgtccccaGCGCCAAGAAGGCTGACAGATACAAATACTTCCTCTTTGCTGGACCTAAGTCTCGGTCAATGTATTGTACATCTGATATCTTGGTTATATCATGGAAATGGGGTTACTGCAGTTCAAAAGACATCTACgtaatgtactgtatacatacacacTTAAGAAACGTATCATTCTTACGCTGA